In Mycobacterium sp. JS623, one genomic interval encodes:
- a CDS encoding alpha/beta fold hydrolase, protein MLTSTERLVETNGVSLRVYEAGERGSPVVVLAHGFPELAYSWRHQIPAIADAGYLVLAPDQRGYGGSDRPEAIEDYDIHALTGDLVGLLDDVGAERAIFIGHDWGAMVVWHTAVLHPDRVRAVAGLSVPPIPRARSRPTERWRQKFGDDFYMLRFQEPGVAEAEMEADVAATMSGMFAGVLTGRAPLPNWISADEFDHYVTEFSRTGFTGALNWYRNYDRNWESTPQLADAKITVPALFVAGTADPVGPTMNPARARELATGPYAEKWIEGAGHWVQQERADDVNRILLAFLTEVEKP, encoded by the coding sequence GTGCTGACCTCGACTGAGCGGTTAGTTGAGACAAATGGCGTTTCACTTCGGGTGTACGAGGCCGGCGAGCGCGGCTCCCCCGTCGTGGTGTTGGCCCACGGGTTCCCCGAACTGGCCTACTCGTGGCGACATCAGATACCGGCGATCGCAGACGCGGGCTACCTCGTGCTGGCCCCGGATCAGCGCGGCTACGGCGGCTCGGACCGGCCGGAGGCTATCGAGGACTACGACATCCACGCGCTCACGGGCGACCTTGTCGGCCTGCTCGACGATGTCGGCGCAGAGCGAGCGATATTCATCGGCCACGACTGGGGCGCCATGGTGGTGTGGCACACCGCGGTATTGCACCCCGACCGCGTGCGGGCGGTCGCGGGCCTGTCCGTTCCGCCCATTCCTCGCGCCCGGTCCCGTCCCACCGAACGCTGGCGGCAGAAGTTCGGTGACGACTTCTACATGCTGCGGTTCCAGGAGCCCGGCGTCGCGGAGGCCGAGATGGAAGCCGACGTGGCTGCGACGATGAGCGGAATGTTCGCCGGGGTGTTGACGGGACGCGCCCCGCTGCCGAACTGGATCAGCGCCGACGAGTTCGACCACTACGTCACCGAGTTCAGCAGGACCGGGTTCACCGGGGCGCTGAACTGGTACCGCAACTACGACCGTAACTGGGAGTCGACGCCGCAGCTCGCCGACGCGAAGATCACGGTGCCCGCCCTGTTCGTCGCCGGCACTGCCGACCCCGTCGGCCCGACGATGAATCCCGCTCGCGCACGTGAACTGGCCACGGGGCCCTATGCCGAAAAGTGGATCGAAGGTGCGGGGCATTGGGTGCAGCAGGAACGCGCCGACGACGTCAACCGAATCCTGCTGGCATTCCTGACCGAAGTGGAGAAGCCATGA
- a CDS encoding LLM class flavin-dependent oxidoreductase: protein MTGKPMNFGVFITPFHPVGQSPTVALEYDLDRTVALDKLGFDEVWFGEHHSGGYELIACPEVFIAAAAERTKHIRLGTGVVSLPYHHPLMVADRWVLLDHLTRGRVIFGTGPGALPSDAYMMGIDPVEQRRMMQESLEAILALFRAAPEERISRHSDWFTLRDAQLHIRPYTWPYPEISTAAMISPSGPRLAGALGTSLLSLSMSVPGGYAALENTWEVVTDQAEKSGREAPDRADWRVLSIMHLADTRDQAIDDCTYGLQDFANYFGAAGFVPLSNSVEGTQSPREFVAEYAGMGNCCIGTPGDAVTYIQDLLDRSGGFGTLLLLGHDWAAPAATYHSYELFAREVMPHFRGQLAAPRASHDWAKGMRDKLLGRAGEAIVKAINEHTDELKEQEQN from the coding sequence ATGACGGGTAAACCGATGAACTTCGGCGTCTTCATCACACCGTTCCATCCGGTCGGCCAATCCCCCACGGTCGCACTGGAATACGACCTCGACCGCACGGTGGCACTCGACAAACTCGGGTTCGACGAGGTGTGGTTCGGCGAGCACCACTCCGGCGGATACGAACTCATCGCGTGCCCGGAAGTGTTCATCGCCGCAGCCGCCGAGCGAACCAAGCACATCAGGCTGGGCACCGGTGTGGTGTCGCTGCCGTATCACCATCCGCTGATGGTGGCCGACCGATGGGTGTTGCTCGATCACCTCACCCGCGGACGCGTGATCTTCGGTACCGGACCGGGGGCACTGCCGTCGGACGCGTACATGATGGGGATCGACCCGGTCGAGCAGCGTCGGATGATGCAGGAGTCACTGGAGGCGATCCTCGCGCTGTTCCGCGCGGCGCCCGAGGAGCGGATCAGCAGGCACTCCGACTGGTTCACACTGCGCGACGCCCAACTGCACATCCGCCCCTACACCTGGCCATACCCCGAAATCTCAACGGCGGCAATGATTTCCCCATCCGGCCCGCGGCTGGCCGGCGCGCTGGGCACCTCACTGTTGTCATTGTCGATGTCGGTGCCAGGAGGATACGCTGCGCTGGAGAACACCTGGGAGGTCGTCACCGACCAGGCCGAGAAGTCCGGTCGCGAAGCGCCCGACCGTGCCGACTGGCGGGTGCTGTCGATCATGCATCTGGCCGACACCAGGGATCAGGCCATCGACGACTGCACCTACGGGTTGCAGGACTTCGCGAACTATTTCGGCGCAGCCGGCTTTGTGCCGCTGTCGAATTCCGTTGAGGGAACGCAGTCGCCGCGCGAATTCGTCGCCGAGTATGCGGGCATGGGCAACTGCTGCATCGGCACGCCAGGCGATGCAGTGACCTACATCCAGGATCTGCTCGACCGGTCCGGCGGCTTCGGCACGTTGCTGCTGCTCGGCCACGACTGGGCGGCACCCGCGGCCACCTACCACTCCTACGAGCTGTTCGCGCGCGAGGTCATGCCGCACTTCAGGGGTCAGCTCGCTGCGCCGCGCGCGTCGCATGACTGGGCGAAAGGCATGCGCGACAAGCTCCTTGGCCGCGCCGGCGAGGCCATCGTCAAGGCCATCAACGAGCACACCGACGAACTCAAAGAGCAGGAACAGAACTGA
- a CDS encoding zinc-binding dehydrogenase, whose product MRASVLREGRMVLRDDVTEPVPGPGQVLVGVKACGICGSDLHFAKHGAEVLELNNQIEGFGDGGMNIDLNRDVFMGHEFSAEVLEAGPETETLAPGTLVTSLPVLVSSTGIEPIVYSNKTIGGYAERMLLSAPLLTPIPNGLDPRHAALTEPMAVGLHAVNKSAIERAEAALVLGCGPIGIAIIAALRHRGLENIVAADYSARRRELALAMGATSTVDPAEGSPFDSSRPAVVFEAVGVPGIINDILRRAPVGARVVVAGVCMQSDTIHPYFAIAKQINVQFVLAYDPTEFTDCLRAIAEGDIDVAAIITGEVDLSGVGTAFEELAHPDAHCKILVTP is encoded by the coding sequence ATGCGCGCCTCGGTACTTCGCGAGGGTCGCATGGTGCTGCGTGACGACGTCACGGAGCCGGTGCCCGGCCCCGGTCAGGTGCTCGTCGGCGTGAAGGCGTGCGGAATCTGCGGCTCCGACTTGCATTTCGCCAAACACGGCGCGGAAGTCCTCGAACTGAACAACCAGATCGAGGGCTTCGGCGACGGCGGGATGAACATCGATCTGAACCGTGATGTGTTCATGGGTCACGAATTCAGCGCCGAGGTGCTCGAAGCCGGACCCGAAACCGAAACCCTGGCGCCGGGCACACTCGTCACGTCGCTGCCGGTGCTGGTGTCGTCCACGGGGATCGAACCGATCGTTTACTCCAACAAGACGATTGGCGGCTATGCCGAAAGGATGCTGTTGTCCGCGCCGCTGCTGACGCCCATCCCCAATGGGCTGGACCCGCGGCACGCCGCGCTGACCGAGCCGATGGCCGTCGGGCTGCACGCGGTGAACAAGTCCGCGATCGAGCGCGCCGAGGCCGCGTTGGTGCTCGGCTGCGGGCCGATCGGTATCGCGATCATCGCAGCGTTGCGCCACCGCGGCCTGGAAAACATTGTGGCGGCCGACTATTCGGCCCGTCGTCGTGAGCTGGCATTGGCGATGGGGGCGACTTCGACAGTCGACCCCGCTGAGGGGTCACCGTTCGACAGCAGCCGCCCTGCGGTGGTGTTCGAAGCGGTCGGCGTGCCGGGCATCATCAACGACATCCTGCGCCGCGCGCCGGTCGGCGCTCGTGTGGTGGTGGCGGGCGTGTGCATGCAATCCGACACCATCCATCCGTATTTCGCGATCGCGAAGCAGATCAACGTGCAGTTCGTGTTGGCCTATGACCCGACAGAGTTCACGGATTGCCTGCGGGCGATCGCCGAGGGCGACATCGACGTGGCAGCGATCATCACCGGAGAGGTTGATCTGAGCGGCGTGGGCACCGCATTTGAAGAGCTGGCCCACCCCGATGCGCACTGCAAGATCCTGGTGACTCCCTGA
- a CDS encoding SIMPL domain-containing protein: MLTRFLLLAAAGLAAVGLSACDSSSGPTATGDKDTRQVTVVGAGQVQGTPDRLTVNASIEFVAPDVSGAMNQTSDRQRAVIDALVGAGIDRKDISTSQVSLQPQFAGGDSTTIIGYRATNSIDVKIRKLDSASQAVSLVVSTGGDATRINSVNYSIEDDSQLVKDARARAFNDAKDRAQQYAELSGLKLGKVLSITESGGSTPPAPVPNFKGAEMAAVPLEPGQQTVGFSVTVIFELT; encoded by the coding sequence ATGCTCACCCGTTTCCTTCTTCTCGCCGCGGCGGGGCTTGCCGCCGTTGGTCTCTCGGCCTGCGACTCTTCGTCGGGCCCGACGGCCACCGGCGACAAGGACACCCGTCAGGTTACGGTCGTCGGCGCGGGTCAGGTGCAGGGCACACCGGACAGGCTGACGGTCAACGCGTCGATCGAGTTCGTCGCACCCGACGTCAGCGGCGCGATGAACCAGACCAGTGACCGCCAGCGGGCCGTCATCGATGCGTTGGTTGGCGCCGGCATCGACCGCAAGGACATCAGCACCTCGCAGGTGAGCCTTCAGCCGCAGTTCGCGGGCGGTGACAGCACGACGATTATCGGCTACCGCGCGACCAATTCGATTGACGTGAAGATCCGCAAGCTCGACAGCGCGTCGCAGGCGGTGTCGTTGGTCGTCAGCACCGGCGGTGACGCCACGCGGATCAACTCGGTGAACTATTCGATCGAGGACGACTCGCAGCTTGTGAAGGACGCCCGGGCGCGGGCGTTCAACGACGCCAAGGACCGCGCCCAGCAGTACGCGGAGCTGTCCGGGCTGAAGCTTGGCAAGGTTCTCTCGATCACGGAGTCGGGCGGATCGACACCACCGGCGCCGGTGCCCAACTTCAAGGGTGCCGAGATGGCCGCCGTGCCGCTGGAGCCCGGCCAGCAGACGGTCGGGTTCTCGGTGACGGTGATCTTCGAGCTCACCTAG
- a CDS encoding molybdopterin-dependent oxidoreductase, whose amino-acid sequence MTQTALRICPLCEATCGLTLTIDDGRVTGARGDREDIFSHGFICPKGASFAELDNDPDRLTGPLVRRDGELTEATWDEAYAVVAERLGGVINDHGAASVGVYLGNPNAHTIAGALYGPLIIRALKTRHAYSASTLDQMPKHVALGYMFGSPVAFTVPDLDRTDYLVIIGANPLVSNGSLATAADFPGKLRALRKRGGKLTVIDPARTRTAALADRHIAPRPGTDAALLFGVVHTLFEEGLFAPDLGGVAEHVNGLEQLRELAGGFSPESVAAHCGVPADEIRALAREIAAAPSAAVYGRIGTSTVEFGTIGSWLVDVINILTGNLDRPGGAMFPLGAAMPAPRPAGPGKGFVTGRWHSRVSGYPEVLAELPAAALAEEIDTPGEGQIKAMITIAGNPVLSAPDGDRLDRALDSVDFMVSIDPYLNETTRHADVILPPPPPSQAGHFDFALNNLAVRNNARYSPPALPSDGRPDEPEILSRLALILYGIGYQADPALVDDQVIATTLQKETADQNSPVAGRAVDELTAMLIDGPGYERRLDMMLRLGPYGDAFGTNPDGLTLEQLKAAPHGIDFGPLQPRIPEVLKTRSGRIELAPEPLIADAARLQDSLGRADDGFVLIGRRHLRSNNSWMHNVPALAGGTNRCTLQIHPDDAAALGLTDNASIKGPGGDLVAPIELDPGMRRGVVSLPHGWGHDRGGTRQGVAADQPGVNVNQLNDGGQLDPLSGTAVLNGIPVVLAPA is encoded by the coding sequence ATGACCCAGACAGCCCTGCGGATCTGCCCCTTGTGCGAGGCCACTTGCGGCCTGACGCTCACCATCGACGACGGCCGGGTCACCGGCGCCCGCGGCGACCGCGAGGACATCTTCAGCCACGGGTTCATCTGCCCGAAGGGCGCCAGCTTCGCTGAACTCGACAACGACCCCGATCGGCTCACGGGGCCGCTGGTCCGTCGTGACGGCGAACTGACCGAAGCCACCTGGGACGAGGCGTACGCAGTCGTCGCCGAGCGGCTGGGCGGGGTCATCAACGATCACGGCGCAGCGTCGGTCGGCGTGTACCTCGGCAATCCGAACGCCCACACCATCGCGGGCGCCCTGTATGGACCGTTGATCATCCGGGCGCTGAAAACCCGCCACGCGTACAGCGCCAGCACGCTGGACCAGATGCCCAAACATGTCGCTTTGGGCTACATGTTCGGCAGCCCCGTCGCATTCACTGTGCCGGACCTTGACCGCACGGACTATCTGGTGATCATCGGCGCGAATCCCCTTGTGTCCAACGGTAGTTTGGCCACCGCGGCGGACTTCCCGGGCAAGCTGCGGGCGTTGCGCAAGCGCGGCGGCAAGCTCACCGTCATCGATCCGGCCCGCACCCGCACCGCCGCGCTCGCGGATCGTCATATCGCACCGCGGCCTGGCACCGATGCCGCGCTGCTGTTCGGGGTCGTGCACACCTTGTTCGAAGAAGGCCTTTTCGCACCGGATCTCGGCGGAGTCGCCGAGCACGTCAACGGCCTCGAACAACTCCGGGAGCTCGCGGGCGGGTTCTCGCCGGAGAGCGTTGCCGCGCACTGCGGTGTACCGGCTGACGAAATCCGGGCCCTGGCGCGTGAGATCGCTGCTGCGCCTTCGGCGGCGGTGTATGGCCGAATCGGCACGTCCACAGTCGAATTCGGCACCATCGGCAGCTGGCTCGTCGACGTCATCAATATCTTGACCGGGAATCTCGACCGCCCGGGCGGCGCGATGTTCCCGCTTGGCGCGGCGATGCCCGCGCCGCGACCCGCCGGCCCCGGCAAGGGCTTTGTCACGGGCCGCTGGCACAGCCGGGTGTCCGGCTATCCCGAAGTGCTCGCGGAGCTGCCTGCCGCCGCGCTCGCCGAGGAGATCGACACTCCCGGCGAAGGACAGATCAAGGCGATGATCACGATCGCCGGCAACCCCGTGCTGTCGGCGCCCGACGGTGATCGACTCGACCGGGCGCTCGACAGCGTCGATTTCATGGTCAGCATCGACCCGTATCTCAACGAGACGACTCGGCACGCCGACGTGATCCTGCCGCCGCCGCCTCCGTCGCAGGCCGGCCATTTCGACTTCGCGCTGAATAACCTTGCGGTGCGCAACAATGCGCGGTATTCGCCGCCCGCGCTGCCGTCAGACGGCCGACCCGACGAGCCCGAGATCTTGTCGCGTCTCGCGCTGATCCTCTACGGCATCGGCTATCAGGCCGACCCTGCGTTGGTGGACGATCAGGTCATCGCGACGACGCTCCAAAAGGAAACCGCCGACCAGAATTCACCGGTTGCCGGGCGTGCGGTCGACGAACTGACGGCGATGCTGATCGATGGTCCCGGATATGAACGCCGTCTCGACATGATGCTTCGGCTCGGCCCGTACGGAGATGCGTTCGGCACCAACCCCGATGGCCTGACGCTGGAGCAGTTGAAGGCAGCGCCCCACGGCATCGACTTCGGCCCACTGCAACCCAGGATTCCCGAGGTGCTCAAAACACGTTCGGGCCGAATCGAACTCGCGCCCGAGCCGCTGATCGCCGACGCCGCGAGGCTGCAGGATTCGCTCGGCCGCGCCGACGACGGCTTCGTGTTGATCGGTCGCAGACACCTGCGGTCAAACAACAGCTGGATGCACAACGTGCCTGCGCTCGCGGGCGGCACGAACCGCTGCACGCTGCAGATCCATCCCGACGATGCCGCAGCGCTTGGGCTGACGGACAACGCCTCGATCAAGGGTCCTGGCGGTGATCTGGTCGCGCCGATCGAACTGGACCCTGGCATGCGTCGCGGCGTCGTTTCGCTGCCGCACGGCTGGGGCCACGACCGTGGCGGAACCCGGCAGGGTGTGGCCGCCGACCAGCCGGGCGTCAACGTCAACCAGCTCAACGATGGCGGTCAGCTCGACCCGCTGTCGGGCACCGCAGTGCTCAACGGCATCCCGGTCGTCCTCGCACCGGCCTGA
- the hpt gene encoding hypoxanthine phosphoribosyltransferase encodes MKIWHAVDVAEQPAELYPGDIKSVLLSSQAIQDKVAELGAQLGADYRDAIAENSQDLLLITVLKGAVFFVTDLARAIPVPTQLEFMAVSSYGSSTSSSGVVRILKDLDRDINDRDVLIVEDVVDSGLTLSWLLRNLATRRPRSLRVCTLLRKPDAVRADVDIAYVGFDIPNEFVVGYGLDYAERYRDLPYIGTLDPKVYEQE; translated from the coding sequence GTGAAGATATGGCACGCTGTGGACGTGGCTGAGCAACCTGCCGAGCTGTACCCAGGCGACATCAAGTCGGTGTTGCTCTCATCACAGGCGATCCAGGACAAGGTCGCCGAACTCGGCGCACAGCTGGGCGCGGACTACCGCGACGCGATCGCCGAGAACTCCCAGGATCTGCTCCTCATCACCGTGCTCAAGGGCGCGGTGTTCTTCGTCACCGACCTGGCGCGGGCGATACCCGTGCCAACGCAGCTGGAGTTCATGGCGGTCAGCTCCTACGGCTCGTCGACATCGTCGTCGGGTGTGGTGCGCATCCTCAAGGACCTCGACCGCGACATCAACGACCGCGACGTGCTGATCGTCGAGGATGTCGTCGACTCCGGGCTGACGTTGTCGTGGCTGCTGCGCAACCTGGCGACGCGGCGCCCGCGGTCGCTTCGGGTTTGCACGCTGCTGCGCAAGCCCGACGCGGTGCGCGCCGATGTCGACATCGCGTATGTCGGCTTCGACATTCCCAACGAGTTCGTGGTGGGCTACGGCCTGGACTACGCCGAGCGCTACCGCGACCTGCCGTATATCGGCACGCTCGACCCCAAGGTGTACGAGCAGGAGTAA
- the tilS gene encoding tRNA lysidine(34) synthetase TilS: MDRQGAVATLTAALAAFVSEHAGGDERWCVALSGGADSLALTAVAAAAKPTVALIVDHRLQSESGRVAATARDQALSLGCVDAQVLCVDVGTQGGPEAAARTARYQALRDARGDAPVLLAHTLDDQAETVLLGLGRGSGARSIAGMRACDPTWYRPLLGVRRAVTHAACEELGLTPWQDPHNADRRYTRTRLRTEVLPLLEEVLGGGVAEALARTATALREDTETLDSLAAQALAEVGGGGVLDTARLASLPEAVRRRVIRGWLLAGGASGLTDKQIRGVDTLVTAWRGQGGVAVGSPLRSQRLIAGRRDGMLTLHTEPV; encoded by the coding sequence ATGGATCGACAGGGTGCTGTAGCGACGCTGACCGCGGCCTTGGCCGCGTTCGTCAGCGAGCATGCCGGAGGTGACGAACGCTGGTGTGTGGCCTTGTCCGGCGGTGCGGATTCGCTGGCGCTCACGGCCGTGGCGGCCGCGGCCAAGCCGACCGTCGCGCTGATCGTCGACCACCGGTTGCAGTCCGAGTCCGGTCGGGTGGCCGCGACGGCCCGCGACCAGGCGCTGTCGCTGGGGTGCGTTGATGCACAAGTGCTTTGCGTTGACGTCGGCACTCAAGGTGGACCGGAGGCGGCCGCGCGCACGGCTCGCTATCAAGCGCTCCGGGATGCCCGCGGTGACGCGCCGGTGCTGCTCGCACATACTCTCGACGACCAGGCCGAGACGGTGCTACTCGGGTTGGGCCGTGGTTCGGGCGCGCGGTCCATCGCGGGTATGCGGGCGTGTGATCCGACGTGGTACCGCCCGCTGCTAGGCGTTCGTCGCGCAGTCACGCATGCCGCCTGCGAGGAGCTGGGCCTCACGCCGTGGCAGGACCCGCACAACGCTGATCGCCGGTACACCCGCACGCGGCTGCGCACCGAGGTGCTGCCACTGCTCGAGGAGGTGCTCGGCGGCGGGGTGGCCGAGGCGCTGGCACGGACCGCGACCGCGCTGCGCGAAGATACCGAGACGCTCGATTCTCTGGCCGCCCAAGCGCTGGCCGAGGTCGGCGGGGGCGGGGTTCTCGATACCGCACGGTTGGCGTCGTTGCCGGAGGCGGTCCGACGCAGGGTGATTCGGGGCTGGCTTCTCGCCGGCGGCGCCAGCGGGCTTACGGACAAACAGATCCGCGGGGTGGACACCCTCGTCACCGCGTGGCGCGGTCAGGGCGGCGTTGCCGTCGGTTCGCCGCTGCGAAGCCAGCGTCTGATCGCGGGGCGCCGCGACGGGATGCTGACGCTGCACACCGAGCCGGTGTGA
- a CDS encoding zinc-dependent metalloprotease: MSPSTRPKLTVGRAVDWQFAATVGAKLVRPGPAATDYTHRQVVDQLAEASRTAELPVREVTGLIEGGEIPEARVVDRVEWIRAATQSMRVMTGGLEDDGASPRLMMGRITGAQTGAVLAFISSGILGQYDPFGLNGGELLLVYPNVIAVERQLRVLPADFRLWVCLHEVTHRVQFRANPWLANHMSQSLAVLTEDGGEDISEVVGRLTEIVRNKRDGVAPEPNSAGVLGLLRAVQSEPQRQALDQLLVLGTLLEGHADHVMDAVGPAVVPTVSTIRRRFDERRKRKQPPLQRIVRALLGFDAKLSQYTRGKAFVDHVVGRVGMAAFNTVWTSPETLPLPTEIDVPQRWIDRVL; this comes from the coding sequence ATGAGCCCGTCAACGAGGCCCAAGCTCACCGTCGGCCGCGCCGTCGACTGGCAGTTCGCCGCGACCGTCGGCGCCAAACTGGTCCGGCCCGGGCCCGCCGCCACCGATTACACCCACCGACAGGTCGTCGATCAGCTGGCCGAGGCGTCACGCACGGCCGAGTTGCCGGTGCGCGAGGTGACCGGGCTGATCGAGGGCGGCGAGATTCCCGAGGCTCGCGTCGTTGATCGTGTCGAATGGATCCGCGCCGCAACGCAATCCATGCGGGTGATGACGGGCGGCTTGGAAGATGACGGTGCGTCGCCGCGCCTCATGATGGGCCGCATCACTGGCGCGCAGACCGGTGCGGTGCTGGCGTTCATCTCGTCGGGGATCCTCGGCCAATACGACCCGTTCGGCCTGAACGGCGGTGAGCTGCTGCTGGTGTATCCGAACGTGATCGCCGTCGAGCGTCAACTGCGGGTATTGCCAGCCGATTTCAGGCTGTGGGTGTGTTTGCACGAGGTCACCCACCGGGTTCAGTTCCGGGCCAATCCCTGGCTGGCCAACCACATGTCGCAGTCGCTTGCTGTGCTGACGGAGGACGGCGGTGAGGACATCTCCGAGGTGGTTGGTCGACTGACCGAGATCGTTCGCAACAAGCGCGATGGCGTTGCACCGGAACCGAATTCGGCTGGGGTGCTCGGCTTGCTTCGCGCAGTGCAGTCCGAGCCGCAACGCCAAGCGCTCGATCAGTTGCTGGTGCTCGGCACGCTGCTGGAAGGGCACGCCGATCACGTGATGGACGCGGTGGGCCCCGCGGTGGTGCCGACGGTCAGCACGATTCGGCGTCGGTTCGACGAGCGACGCAAACGCAAGCAGCCGCCGCTGCAGCGCATCGTGCGGGCGCTGCTCGGGTTCGACGCCAAGCTCAGCCAGTACACCCGCGGCAAGGCGTTCGTCGACCATGTCGTCGGCCGGGTCGGGATGGCCGCGTTCAACACCGTCTGGACCAGTCCCGAAACTCTGCCGCTGCCAACCGAAATCGATGTGCCACAGCGATGGATCGACAGGGTGCTGTAG
- the dacB gene encoding D-alanyl-D-alanine carboxypeptidase/D-alanyl-D-alanine endopeptidase, translated as MRPTQWRRSTHVVIGVAVLLLVAAVVAVAAVFSSGNSTSDVQAVKAVPAAATAAPGIVPVSDSATKPTPDRLAVTLAPLVADPNLGALTGRITDAITGAQLWAQGADVPMQPASVNKTLTTAAALFALDRDARLTTRVLSTGQPGVVVLKGGGDPTLSAAPAGQDTWYKGAARISDLADQVRNSGTDVTTVQVDISAYSGPTMAPGWDPADIDGGDIAPMEAVMLDAGRTQPVSVESRRSTTPALDAGRALAVALKVDPAKVTVLPSGRSGGKEIASVQSPPLIERLRQMMNDSDNVMAESIGREVAAEQNKPQSFEGGVQAVLGQLDKAKIDTGNAHLLDSSGLSVDDRLTAETLDGVVNAAAGSDQPKLRPLVDLLPIAGGSGTLSNRYLDTDAGRAAAGYLRAKTGSLTGTNSLVGIVTDASGRVLTFAFLSNNAGPTGRTAIDALAAALRSCGCRA; from the coding sequence ATGCGGCCCACGCAGTGGCGGCGATCCACGCATGTGGTGATCGGCGTGGCGGTGCTGTTGCTGGTCGCTGCCGTCGTCGCGGTGGCCGCCGTATTCAGTAGCGGCAACTCCACCAGCGATGTGCAGGCCGTCAAAGCGGTGCCCGCGGCCGCGACCGCAGCGCCGGGCATAGTGCCGGTCTCCGACTCCGCAACCAAGCCGACGCCAGATCGGTTGGCGGTGACGCTGGCACCGCTGGTGGCCGACCCGAACCTCGGCGCCCTTACCGGCCGGATCACTGACGCGATCACCGGGGCGCAGCTTTGGGCGCAGGGCGCCGACGTGCCGATGCAGCCCGCGTCGGTGAACAAGACGCTCACCACGGCCGCGGCGTTGTTCGCCCTCGACCGCGACGCCCGGCTGACCACGCGTGTGTTGTCGACCGGGCAGCCCGGTGTCGTCGTGCTCAAGGGCGGCGGCGACCCGACGCTCTCTGCGGCGCCGGCCGGCCAGGACACCTGGTACAAGGGCGCGGCGCGGATCAGCGACCTGGCTGACCAGGTGCGCAACAGCGGCACCGATGTGACGACTGTGCAGGTCGACATCAGCGCATATAGCGGACCGACCATGGCGCCGGGCTGGGATCCGGCCGACATCGACGGCGGCGACATCGCGCCGATGGAAGCAGTGATGCTCGACGCTGGTCGCACCCAGCCGGTGAGCGTCGAGTCGCGGCGGTCGACCACGCCCGCTCTTGACGCCGGCCGCGCGCTGGCCGTCGCGCTGAAAGTCGACCCCGCCAAAGTGACGGTGCTGCCCTCCGGCAGGAGCGGCGGCAAGGAGATCGCGTCTGTGCAGTCGCCGCCGCTGATCGAGCGGCTGCGGCAGATGATGAACGACTCCGACAACGTGATGGCCGAGTCGATCGGCCGCGAGGTCGCCGCCGAACAGAACAAACCGCAGAGTTTCGAGGGCGGCGTGCAGGCGGTGCTCGGTCAGCTGGACAAGGCGAAGATCGACACCGGCAATGCGCATCTGCTGGACTCCAGCGGGCTTTCCGTCGACGACCGGCTGACGGCCGAAACCCTGGACGGGGTGGTGAACGCCGCCGCCGGTAGCGATCAGCCCAAGCTGAGGCCGCTGGTTGATCTGCTGCCGATCGCCGGCGGCAGCGGCACGCTGTCCAACCGCTACCTCGACACTGACGCCGGCCGCGCCGCGGCCGGATACCTGCGGGCCAAGACCGGGTCGCTGACCGGAACGAATTCGTTGGTCGGCATCGTCACCGATGCCAGCGGGCGGGTGCTGACGTTCGCGTTCCTCTCGAACAACGCGGGGCCGACGGGGCGCACCGCGATCGACGCGCTGGCCGCTGCCTTGCGGTCGTGCGGGTGCCGCGCATGA
- a CDS encoding inorganic diphosphatase: MEFDVVIEIPKGSRNKYEVDHDTGRVKLDRYLYTAMGYPTDYGFFENTLGEDGDPLDALVLLPESVFPGCIVEARPVAMFKMTDEAGGDDKLLCVPAGDPRWDHVQDLGDVPAFELEAIKHFFVHYKDLEPGKYVKAADWVGRAEAEAELKASIERFKTTGH; the protein is encoded by the coding sequence GTGGAGTTCGACGTCGTCATCGAGATCCCGAAGGGATCGCGCAACAAGTACGAGGTGGATCACGACACCGGCCGGGTGAAACTGGACCGCTACCTGTACACAGCGATGGGCTATCCGACCGACTACGGGTTCTTCGAGAACACCCTCGGCGAGGACGGCGATCCGCTGGACGCACTGGTGCTGCTGCCGGAGTCGGTGTTCCCCGGCTGCATCGTCGAGGCGCGCCCGGTCGCGATGTTCAAGATGACCGACGAGGCCGGCGGCGACGACAAGTTGCTGTGTGTGCCCGCGGGCGATCCCCGCTGGGATCACGTCCAGGACCTCGGCGACGTGCCGGCGTTCGAACTCGAGGCGATCAAGCACTTCTTCGTGCACTACAAGGACCTGGAGCCGGGCAAGTACGTCAAGGCCGCCGACTGGGTGGGCCGCGCCGAGGCCGAGGCGGAGTTGAAGGCGTCGATCGAACGCTTCAAGACCACCGGTCACTAA